Proteins encoded in a region of the Spirochaeta lutea genome:
- a CDS encoding ABC transporter ATP-binding protein has protein sequence MKQKPEGISLLKSPSGEPVIRTVDLEKTYQMGAVRVDALRGVSITINPGELTTIMGPSGSGKSTLMHLMGCLDTPSGGSILIDGESTARMRESQLARMRNRKIGFVFQQFNLLNRTSILENVAAPLLYAGVSLAKRKKLAVQALERVGLADRVHHKPNELSGGQKQRAAIARAIVTQPSLLLADEPTGALDSKTGHQILELFQDLNRQGLTVVMVTHDPEVGAMTRRTITIRDGLIESDIGPAGGVQP, from the coding sequence ATGAAGCAGAAACCTGAAGGCATATCCCTTCTCAAGAGTCCGTCCGGCGAACCGGTTATCCGAACCGTCGACCTGGAAAAAACCTATCAGATGGGAGCGGTGCGGGTGGATGCCCTGCGGGGCGTTTCAATCACCATAAACCCCGGGGAATTAACCACCATAATGGGCCCTTCCGGATCCGGGAAGTCCACCCTCATGCACCTCATGGGCTGTTTAGATACCCCCAGCGGGGGATCAATTCTCATCGACGGAGAATCAACCGCCCGGATGCGGGAGAGCCAGCTGGCCCGGATGCGAAACCGGAAGATAGGCTTTGTTTTTCAGCAGTTTAATCTCCTGAACCGCACCAGCATCCTGGAGAACGTAGCAGCTCCTCTGCTTTACGCCGGTGTATCCCTGGCAAAACGCAAAAAACTCGCGGTCCAGGCCCTGGAACGGGTTGGTCTGGCTGACCGGGTACACCACAAACCCAACGAGCTCTCAGGGGGACAGAAGCAGCGGGCCGCCATCGCCCGGGCCATCGTTACCCAGCCGAGTCTTCTCCTTGCCGATGAGCCCACCGGTGCCTTGGACTCAAAAACCGGGCATCAGATCCTGGAGCTTTTCCAGGATCTCAACCGACAAGGACTTACAGTGGTCATGGTAACCCACGATCCCGAGGTCGGTGCTATGACCCGGCGGACCATCACCATCCGGGACGGCCTCATTGAATCGGATATCGGACCGGCAGGAGGAGTACAACCATGA
- a CDS encoding ABC transporter permease gives MILENFRLAIHSLTSNKMRTLLSLLGIVIGVASVITITSLGESASASVTSSIAQAGLENLTVSPRGGSREIRDNFTGELIEPILRFIPDIATVLPQSQTGVQIRSGDQTWQGTANAVPAEFASVMDYSPEAGGFFTQADEAARRSLVVLGSEVAEELFPEEDALGKRVRITGGGQIRTFEIIGVMEEKSAGFGVSYDSAVYIPYQTYAQRYTRSSQVGSLSIRIIPGADPLAVQADLEEFLDKILGEGNYRVLSPATIAQTASEVTGTLQLLLSGIAAISLLVGGIGIMNIMLVAVAERTREIGIRKAIGAAPGVIMGQFIIEAGVLTSLGGILGVGVGMGVSLAVSNTLGWAFMPNTGAIMLALGVSTAIGLFFGFYPAFRASRLDPIKALSYE, from the coding sequence ATGATCCTAGAAAACTTCAGATTGGCTATCCACAGCCTGACCTCTAATAAAATGCGGACCCTGCTTTCCCTGCTGGGTATTGTCATCGGGGTTGCCTCGGTAATAACCATCACCAGCCTGGGGGAGAGCGCCTCAGCCAGCGTTACCAGTTCTATTGCCCAGGCCGGTCTGGAAAACCTCACCGTTAGCCCCCGGGGCGGCAGCCGGGAAATCCGGGATAATTTTACCGGGGAGCTTATTGAACCCATCCTGCGCTTTATTCCGGATATAGCCACAGTCCTCCCCCAAAGCCAAACGGGGGTACAAATCCGCAGCGGCGATCAAACCTGGCAGGGAACCGCCAATGCGGTTCCCGCAGAGTTCGCTTCGGTCATGGACTACAGCCCGGAAGCCGGGGGCTTTTTTACCCAGGCTGACGAGGCTGCCAGGCGATCCTTGGTAGTCCTTGGATCCGAGGTAGCCGAGGAATTGTTTCCCGAAGAGGATGCCCTGGGTAAACGGGTCCGAATAACCGGGGGAGGACAGATCAGGACCTTCGAGATTATCGGGGTGATGGAAGAAAAATCCGCCGGTTTCGGGGTAAGCTACGACAGCGCCGTATACATTCCCTATCAGACCTACGCACAACGGTATACCCGCAGCTCCCAGGTAGGTTCTCTGTCCATCCGGATTATACCGGGAGCCGATCCCCTGGCCGTCCAGGCCGACCTGGAGGAGTTTCTGGATAAGATTCTTGGGGAGGGGAACTACCGGGTGTTAAGCCCGGCGACCATCGCCCAGACCGCTTCGGAGGTAACCGGAACCCTGCAACTCCTGCTCTCCGGCATAGCCGCAATTTCCCTGTTGGTGGGGGGCATCGGAATAATGAATATCATGCTGGTGGCTGTAGCTGAACGGACCAGGGAAATCGGGATCCGAAAGGCCATCGGTGCGGCTCCCGGGGTTATTATGGGGCAATTCATTATCGAGGCCGGGGTTCTTACCTCCCTGGGAGGAATTCTGGGCGTGGGAGTCGGGATGGGGGTCAGTCTGGCGGTTTCAAATACCCTGGGTTGGGCCTTTATGCCCAACACCGGGGCGATTATGCTGGCCCTGGGTGTCTCCACGGCTATCGGACTGTTTTTCGGGTTCTACCCCGCCTTCCGGGCAAGTAGACTGGATCCCATAAAGGCATTAAGTTATGAATAG
- a CDS encoding ankyrin repeat domain-containing protein: MNVRQSLPSSNISRSGPTPGSVPRISRQLTFLLLILIFLSAIVLSCATPSPTQTPQAPILEQPESRWLHDALSRRQAQSDPAPREPMVQLGILASGAVNLANNRDPATLSFGDDPEKNASHAKAVLEPVWEVFSRQDLLSTLDNLAYTKGFPGLYRRVLDILLDHPQEMGQPNRFLEEGFWDSYLEEQPDAASDIGALDFILRNHSFMTLSSFSVFELGRLSSLVRWGYAAGYLTEEETRLLMEDIGLSLAATPWDFPLLAHAQLVGIGILYRGSNNLQVATTTRGIEVWRLLQGGEWQAEYWDAAREQARTLLETGERSLPDFFPRFTRDLPPLPEGIKVSQDIQALFNPDEKPESLIPYYRKDFDLYHAIANNDLSTVDSLLRRYQYIDAPAVDGYSWTHHAVPNSQALKLLLEAGFDPNVKNSYNYNALFRATQEKNLESMRLLIEHGAEVQVSHARNSSTPLTVSISRDFLEGLKLLLKHGADPNAGYINDDPPLGYAIARRDTEFALALLQYGADPAQKDSDGWPPLHLAVQYGSPTLVQAVIDRGVDPDSRAANGTPAIITAAASDQLENVQVLIKAGADPDLRSNGGYPVLHTYINSKHFDIWDARDSDTRYDPVENFAPDLERYIELFPQQRSLTAGDKRRSLIWFLRAYASEERFIEEVEYLKQEAPELLENIPPGNQYSIAHSLIRRGLRQAFQEFAPHISAQGMAHRLENGYHILYYALTDPDSYWAADVLLDQGADPDLPGYKDYTPIIAVLDDGQIMKAMELVERGADINQLNTYTDEPLFTTFLTNLKQADIPLEEKKEFIFRAMDHGAELLNYQDYPRQYWHMPYFQFFSGDFHEIMPDVARYYLDTGKRLGSQFVEEQILTGSNMVLYPDHLIALTRVHQEGDDSAGYLHWKDQVRVDYSVDWEPSQEDQAVILQVEIHSDDLDTETMVLLDSSRRPEVLPDTLPIRITIPLKSIGKTSNGTLILSKTLVFEAAGQEYLARITVEKAPTSGTSTAQ; this comes from the coding sequence ATGAATGTACGCCAATCACTCCCTTCTTCGAACATATCTCGGTCCGGCCCTACCCCCGGTTCCGTCCCCAGGATTTCCCGCCAGCTTACCTTCCTGCTGTTAATCCTGATATTCCTCTCCGCCATCGTCCTGAGCTGTGCCACCCCGTCCCCAACCCAGACACCCCAGGCTCCGATCCTGGAACAGCCCGAATCCCGGTGGCTGCACGATGCCCTGAGCCGCAGGCAAGCCCAGTCAGATCCCGCACCCCGGGAACCCATGGTACAACTGGGAATCCTCGCCTCCGGTGCAGTCAATCTCGCGAATAATCGAGATCCGGCCACCCTGTCCTTCGGGGATGATCCGGAAAAAAACGCCTCCCACGCAAAAGCCGTCCTGGAACCGGTCTGGGAGGTTTTCTCCCGCCAGGACCTGCTCTCCACCCTGGACAACCTGGCCTACACCAAGGGCTTTCCCGGACTGTACCGCCGGGTGCTGGACATCCTCCTGGACCATCCCCAGGAGATGGGGCAACCCAACCGCTTTCTCGAAGAGGGATTCTGGGATTCCTATCTTGAAGAGCAGCCCGATGCCGCTTCTGATATCGGCGCCCTGGATTTCATTCTCCGAAATCATTCCTTCATGACCCTAAGCTCCTTCAGCGTCTTCGAACTGGGGCGCCTCTCCTCCCTGGTCCGCTGGGGATACGCCGCAGGGTACCTAACCGAGGAAGAGACCCGCCTGCTCATGGAAGACATCGGCCTGAGTCTGGCTGCCACCCCTTGGGACTTCCCGCTTCTCGCCCATGCCCAGCTGGTGGGAATCGGAATTCTCTACCGTGGCAGCAACAACCTCCAGGTAGCAACCACCACCAGGGGTATCGAGGTGTGGCGCCTGCTGCAGGGAGGTGAGTGGCAGGCCGAATATTGGGACGCAGCCAGAGAGCAGGCCCGAACCCTCCTGGAAACCGGCGAACGGTCCCTGCCCGATTTCTTCCCCCGGTTCACCCGGGACCTCCCCCCCCTCCCGGAGGGAATCAAGGTATCCCAGGACATCCAGGCCCTCTTTAACCCGGATGAAAAGCCCGAATCCCTCATTCCCTATTACCGGAAGGACTTCGATCTCTACCATGCCATTGCGAACAACGACCTGAGCACCGTAGATTCCCTGCTCCGCCGGTACCAGTACATCGATGCACCTGCGGTGGACGGGTATTCCTGGACCCATCACGCAGTCCCCAACAGCCAGGCGCTGAAACTGCTCCTGGAAGCTGGGTTCGATCCCAACGTTAAAAACAGCTACAACTACAACGCCCTCTTCCGGGCCACCCAAGAAAAAAACTTGGAATCCATGCGGCTTCTCATCGAACACGGAGCCGAGGTGCAGGTCAGCCATGCCAGGAACTCCTCCACCCCCCTGACGGTATCCATATCCCGGGATTTTCTGGAGGGCCTGAAGCTGCTATTGAAGCATGGAGCCGATCCGAATGCCGGGTACATCAACGATGATCCCCCCCTGGGTTACGCCATCGCCCGCCGGGATACCGAGTTCGCCCTGGCCCTTCTTCAGTACGGAGCCGATCCCGCACAGAAGGATTCCGACGGCTGGCCGCCCCTGCATCTGGCAGTCCAGTACGGCAGTCCCACCCTGGTCCAGGCGGTGATCGATCGGGGTGTCGACCCCGATTCCCGGGCCGCCAACGGAACCCCGGCCATAATCACCGCAGCAGCCTCAGATCAGCTCGAGAATGTCCAGGTGCTCATCAAGGCCGGTGCAGATCCCGATCTACGGAGCAATGGCGGATATCCGGTCCTACACACCTACATAAATAGCAAACACTTCGACATCTGGGACGCCCGGGATTCAGACACCCGCTACGATCCGGTGGAGAACTTTGCCCCGGATTTGGAGCGGTATATAGAGTTATTCCCCCAACAGCGCTCCCTCACCGCAGGCGATAAGCGCCGGAGTCTCATCTGGTTCCTTCGCGCCTACGCCTCGGAGGAGAGATTCATCGAAGAGGTTGAATACCTGAAACAGGAGGCGCCGGAGCTGCTGGAGAACATCCCGCCGGGTAACCAGTACAGCATCGCCCATTCTCTCATCCGCCGGGGACTACGCCAGGCGTTCCAGGAGTTCGCACCCCATATTTCAGCCCAGGGCATGGCCCACCGCCTGGAAAACGGCTACCATATCCTGTATTACGCCCTAACAGATCCAGATTCCTACTGGGCGGCTGACGTCCTCCTGGATCAGGGGGCGGATCCAGATCTACCCGGGTATAAGGACTATACCCCGATCATTGCTGTACTGGATGACGGACAGATCATGAAGGCTATGGAACTGGTGGAACGCGGCGCGGATATAAACCAGCTGAACACCTACACCGATGAGCCCCTCTTTACAACCTTTCTGACCAACCTAAAGCAGGCGGATATTCCCCTGGAGGAAAAGAAAGAATTCATCTTCCGGGCCATGGACCACGGGGCCGAACTGCTAAACTACCAGGACTATCCCCGGCAGTATTGGCACATGCCCTATTTTCAGTTTTTTAGCGGTGATTTTCATGAAATCATGCCCGATGTGGCCCGGTATTACCTGGACACCGGAAAACGCCTGGGCAGCCAATTCGTTGAAGAACAGATTCTTACGGGATCTAACATGGTGCTGTATCCGGATCACCTTATTGCACTAACCAGAGTTCACCAGGAGGGTGACGATAGTGCCGGTTACCTCCACTGGAAGGATCAGGTACGGGTGGACTACTCTGTGGACTGGGAGCCCTCCCAAGAAGACCAAGCAGTGATCCTCCAGGTCGAAATTCATTCGGATGATCTGGACACCGAGACCATGGTACTCCTGGACTCCTCACGTAGACCCGAGGTGCTTCCCGATACCTTACCCATTAGAATCACCATTCCCCTAAAATCCATAGGAAAAACGAGTAATGGAACCTTGATCTTATCCAAGACCCTGGTGTTTGAAGCGGCGGGGCAAGAATACCTCGCGCGAATCACCGTGGAGAAAGCCCCTACCTCAGGTACATCCACAGCGCAATAG
- a CDS encoding sensor histidine kinase has product MRTRQPAITLFLLTLVFLLLSAMFFLVFQSEISRGRLLTQYQLEQALAQTIALVRSNPSGNYLQRASGDLPLEITGFALYDESGFPLVAQGDAPEHLTADPEAPKEQLSRLSRDDSLIYLRRFASRGFPPPPREGQGFPGELPVQNPPSLLYLKAVPSSPPRPTFFTWSTFVVLVGVLGGAMAWIARILLTNQRYRQTLEAQRSLVTLGEASRTISHEIKNPLNAISLRLGVLERLSPPEAQQDIQSITQEVERLNRLSGKIRQLLVAPQGSPEYLALESFMTDLQRQYPQEIAVPQGIPGRIFIDPDHLRSIFENLITNAKQAGSPPPVHITAEIRRRNIRISVTDRGPGIDPDLLPRLFSPFATTKAQGSGLGLAISRQFAQAAGGDLILGNTGSQGTTLILILPEKP; this is encoded by the coding sequence ATGAGAACCAGACAGCCGGCAATTACGCTCTTTCTCCTCACCCTTGTTTTCCTCCTGCTTTCCGCCATGTTTTTCCTGGTGTTCCAGAGCGAGATATCCCGGGGCAGACTGCTTACCCAGTACCAGCTCGAACAAGCCCTGGCTCAAACCATTGCCCTGGTTCGGTCAAATCCTTCGGGGAATTACCTGCAGCGGGCCTCGGGAGACCTCCCCCTGGAGATTACCGGATTCGCCCTCTACGACGAATCCGGGTTCCCCCTGGTGGCCCAAGGAGACGCCCCCGAACACCTCACTGCAGATCCCGAGGCCCCGAAGGAACAGCTCAGCCGTCTATCCCGGGATGATAGTCTGATCTACCTCCGGCGGTTTGCAAGCCGGGGATTTCCGCCCCCGCCCCGGGAGGGCCAGGGGTTCCCCGGAGAACTACCGGTACAAAACCCGCCCAGCCTGCTCTACCTCAAGGCAGTACCCAGTTCACCCCCGAGGCCGACCTTCTTCACCTGGTCGACCTTCGTGGTTCTGGTGGGAGTCCTGGGAGGAGCCATGGCCTGGATCGCCCGGATCCTGTTGACAAATCAGCGGTACCGTCAGACCCTGGAGGCCCAGCGCAGCCTGGTAACCCTTGGAGAGGCCTCCCGGACCATCAGCCACGAGATTAAAAACCCCCTCAACGCCATCAGCCTGCGCCTGGGGGTGCTGGAACGCCTGAGCCCACCTGAGGCCCAGCAGGATATCCAGAGCATAACCCAGGAGGTGGAGCGCCTGAATCGCCTCAGCGGAAAGATCCGCCAGCTTCTTGTCGCTCCCCAGGGTTCGCCCGAATATCTGGCATTAGAATCTTTCATGACAGATCTACAACGCCAGTATCCCCAAGAAATTGCTGTACCCCAGGGCATCCCTGGAAGGATCTTCATAGACCCAGACCACCTGCGCTCAATCTTCGAAAATCTCATAACCAACGCCAAACAAGCGGGCAGTCCCCCGCCGGTCCACATAACCGCGGAAATACGGCGGCGTAACATCCGAATATCCGTGACGGACCGAGGCCCCGGCATCGATCCGGATCTGTTACCCAGGCTGTTTTCCCCCTTCGCCACCACCAAGGCCCAGGGCTCGGGGCTGGGCCTTGCAATCTCCCGACAGTTCGCCCAGGCCGCCGGAGGCGACCTCATCCTGGGGAATACCGGCTCCCAGGGTACAACCCTTATCCTTATACTTCCGGAGAAACCATGA
- a CDS encoding efflux RND transporter periplasmic adaptor subunit has translation MRRRTVIIIISVLAIVILGGGTGAYILISQANVPLTGAASDQSTDRNRPGDGAEPTSDQANPTARQLSLAQDTAIYQVQAASARQEVEISGNVQPRESRNYSFSLAGSLESLEVREQQWIDQGDLIARLDNSELSYQIAELEYQIEQEAISGSPRKLALLRSQLALLEEKRTNYRLYAGFSGLVVEVPVESGDTVEKGGTIARIITRHDLMATVSVDELDVPRIKPGQEVRVYFDALEDTPVYGAVLEIAQEGTVTGNGYTVVDVDISLDQVPESILPGFSFSGSVFVSAEEQALIVDKRAVQSLTEDRGILYQVVSQDPLRVSPLPVEIQEHSLLEYQISGEVQDGLQVVSAAAAEEVMSQQTSAQNGFSLPGLRLPGSGQGSRGGDPSRFAPPADGPAPPSGSSGPTGPSGTRN, from the coding sequence ATGAGACGACGAACCGTTATTATAATCATTTCCGTACTGGCCATTGTAATCCTGGGAGGGGGCACGGGAGCCTACATCCTCATCTCCCAGGCGAATGTCCCCCTCACTGGTGCTGCCTCAGACCAGTCTACAGACCGGAACCGTCCCGGGGATGGGGCAGAGCCAACCTCCGATCAGGCCAATCCAACCGCCCGGCAGCTCAGCCTCGCCCAGGATACGGCCATCTACCAGGTACAAGCCGCCTCGGCGCGCCAGGAGGTGGAGATCTCAGGTAATGTCCAGCCCCGGGAATCCAGGAACTACAGCTTTTCCCTGGCGGGTAGCCTAGAGAGTCTGGAGGTCCGGGAACAGCAGTGGATTGATCAGGGTGATCTTATCGCCCGGCTGGACAACAGTGAGCTTTCCTACCAGATTGCCGAACTGGAGTACCAAATTGAACAGGAGGCCATTTCCGGATCACCCCGTAAACTTGCCCTGCTTCGAAGCCAGCTCGCCCTCCTGGAAGAGAAGAGAACAAACTACCGGCTGTATGCAGGGTTCTCTGGATTGGTGGTTGAGGTGCCGGTGGAATCCGGCGATACCGTGGAGAAAGGAGGGACAATCGCCCGGATCATCACCAGGCACGACCTTATGGCCACGGTATCCGTTGACGAATTGGATGTTCCCAGGATCAAACCAGGGCAAGAGGTGCGGGTATACTTCGATGCCCTGGAAGATACTCCGGTCTACGGAGCTGTCCTCGAAATTGCCCAGGAGGGAACAGTCACCGGAAACGGCTACACCGTTGTGGATGTGGATATCAGCCTAGACCAGGTGCCGGAAAGTATCCTGCCCGGTTTTAGTTTCTCGGGCTCGGTGTTTGTTTCAGCCGAGGAACAGGCCCTGATTGTGGATAAACGGGCAGTCCAATCCCTCACGGAGGACCGGGGTATACTCTACCAGGTCGTTTCCCAGGATCCCCTCCGGGTTAGTCCTCTCCCGGTGGAAATCCAGGAACACAGCCTGCTGGAGTACCAAATCTCCGGAGAGGTTCAGGATGGGCTTCAGGTTGTTTCGGCTGCAGCGGCCGAGGAAGTCATGTCTCAACAGACCAGCGCCCAAAACGGCTTCTCTCTTCCAGGGCTGAGACTGCCTGGCAGCGGCCAGGGAAGCCGGGGAGGCGACCCCAGCCGCTTCGCACCCCCAGCAGACGGCCCAGCACCACCCAGCGGTAGCTCCGGCCCCACCGGCCCCTCCGGCACCCGGAATTAG
- a CDS encoding sigma-54-dependent transcriptional regulator, whose protein sequence is MTTLLVDDDQNVRQSLSRFLELEGFECQSAASGLEAQSLLSRRVYELILLDLRMPGMDGLELLAWITALGITTPVIILSAHGEVADAVQAMKLGARDYLTKPYDPEELLLRIRRTLHTAQLERRTREIPETSCYWGSSPQNSRNYTLALKAAATKSTILLTGESGTGKEVTAQWIHQQSPRHDRIFLPVNLASLPEQLMESELFGYEKGAFTGAATRREGFFETAQGGTLFLDEIGELPLSMQAAFLRVLQEGTVRRVGNPREIPVDIRVICATNRNLAEMVTQGTFRTDLYYRLNVIPITLPPLRHRLEDLPELTAILLDSIRNRLGLAELSVEPEAIRRLEQYRFPGNIRELENILERCAILSDNRRVTEAQILQALPELRPAAQTGSSPYSRSPDSRSPDSRPPAGSSLRELEKHAITAALLRHGGNRTHTAAELGITRKTLLQKIRDYGIE, encoded by the coding sequence ATGACCACCCTCCTTGTCGATGACGATCAAAATGTCCGCCAGAGTCTCTCCCGTTTCTTAGAACTGGAGGGATTCGAATGCCAGAGTGCAGCCTCAGGCCTGGAGGCCCAGTCTCTCTTGAGCCGTAGGGTCTACGAACTCATCCTTCTAGACCTGCGAATGCCCGGCATGGACGGGTTAGAGCTGTTAGCCTGGATTACAGCCCTGGGAATCACTACCCCGGTCATTATTCTCTCCGCCCATGGCGAGGTGGCGGATGCGGTGCAGGCCATGAAACTGGGCGCCAGGGACTACCTGACAAAACCCTACGATCCCGAGGAGCTTCTACTCCGTATCCGCAGGACCCTGCACACCGCACAGTTGGAACGGCGCACCCGGGAAATCCCCGAAACCTCCTGCTACTGGGGCTCCTCACCCCAGAACAGCCGAAACTACACCCTGGCGCTGAAGGCCGCAGCCACCAAATCAACCATTCTGCTCACCGGGGAGAGCGGCACCGGAAAGGAGGTTACCGCCCAGTGGATCCATCAGCAGTCCCCCCGGCACGACCGGATCTTCCTGCCGGTCAACCTGGCGAGCCTACCCGAACAACTCATGGAAAGCGAACTCTTCGGCTACGAAAAGGGTGCCTTTACCGGTGCAGCAACCCGCAGGGAGGGGTTCTTCGAAACGGCTCAGGGCGGCACCCTCTTCTTGGATGAGATCGGGGAACTTCCCCTTTCCATGCAGGCGGCGTTCCTCCGGGTACTCCAGGAAGGTACGGTTCGCCGGGTGGGAAATCCCCGGGAAATTCCCGTGGACATCCGGGTTATCTGCGCCACCAACCGGAACCTGGCAGAAATGGTTACCCAGGGCACCTTCCGAACGGATCTCTACTACCGGCTCAATGTCATCCCTATAACCCTACCTCCCCTGCGTCACCGTCTTGAGGATCTCCCGGAGCTCACCGCCATCCTGCTGGATTCCATCCGAAACCGTCTCGGTCTGGCTGAATTATCCGTCGAACCCGAGGCCATCCGACGCCTGGAACAGTACCGCTTTCCGGGCAATATACGGGAGCTGGAAAACATCCTGGAACGCTGTGCCATTCTATCGGACAACCGACGCGTCACCGAGGCCCAGATTCTCCAAGCCCTCCCGGAGCTTCGTCCGGCTGCTCAGACCGGCTCCTCCCCCTACTCCCGTTCCCCGGACTCCCGTTCTCCAGACTCCCGCCCCCCGGCCGGGTCCTCCCTCCGGGAACTGGAAAAACACGCCATAACCGCAGCCCTGCTCCGCCATGGCGGCAATCGAACCCATACCGCCGCCGAACTGGGCATCACCAGGAAAACCCTCCTCCAGAAAATCCGGGATTACGGTATAGAGTAA
- a CDS encoding PTS galactitol transporter subunit IIC: MEQITQIVEYILSFKAYTMLPLIILVFSLVLRVPVKKALQASLTIAVGFVGIFMVFDFFVAALGPAVTALAERTGLDYPILDVGWPPLAAITWAYPLAAILIPLILLVNILMLLPGWTKTVNIDIWNFWHFIFMAALIVQTTGSTLLGIASALILAVITLKLADGAKPQVAEFGNLKGITISTLSALTYYPIGLVGNWLLERTPGIKHLKADPEAIRRRLGLLGEPMVLGFLIGLSLGIAGGYEVKDILELAVKIAAVVTLLPMMSGLLGRGLMIVSEEMTAFLKRRVPKLADAAMGLDIAILVGHTSVIVSAILLIPIALILAFILPGVRFIPIGDLANMVGLVAMITVAARGNVIRSVIIGIPVLIAVLYTASGLAPLFTTLAQDVGFTVPGYDGPITSFLDGGNLMRVFFLGLFQGKLWALALIPVIGLLFFFSWKILTSSRFNQPPEDTQ; encoded by the coding sequence ATGGAACAGATAACCCAGATAGTCGAATACATCCTTTCCTTTAAGGCATATACCATGTTGCCCCTCATCATCCTGGTCTTCAGCCTGGTACTCCGGGTACCGGTTAAAAAAGCCCTTCAGGCCAGCCTGACCATAGCCGTAGGATTCGTGGGAATCTTCATGGTCTTCGATTTTTTTGTTGCGGCTCTGGGGCCGGCGGTCACCGCCCTGGCTGAGCGCACCGGTTTAGACTACCCCATCCTGGATGTCGGCTGGCCTCCCCTGGCTGCCATAACCTGGGCCTATCCCCTGGCCGCCATTCTCATCCCCCTGATCCTCCTGGTGAACATCCTCATGCTCCTCCCCGGTTGGACCAAAACCGTCAACATTGATATATGGAACTTTTGGCATTTCATCTTCATGGCCGCCCTGATTGTGCAGACCACCGGAAGCACCCTCCTGGGCATCGCCAGCGCCCTCATCCTGGCCGTCATCACCCTCAAACTTGCAGACGGCGCGAAACCCCAGGTCGCCGAGTTCGGCAACCTCAAGGGAATCACCATCAGTACCCTCTCGGCCCTGACCTACTATCCCATCGGCCTAGTAGGAAACTGGCTCCTGGAGCGTACCCCGGGAATCAAGCACCTCAAAGCCGATCCCGAGGCCATCCGGCGCCGACTCGGCTTGCTCGGCGAACCCATGGTCCTCGGATTCCTCATAGGACTGAGCCTTGGTATAGCAGGGGGCTACGAGGTTAAGGATATCCTTGAACTGGCGGTAAAAATCGCCGCGGTGGTAACCCTTCTTCCCATGATGAGCGGTCTGCTCGGCCGGGGACTCATGATCGTCTCCGAAGAAATGACCGCCTTCCTGAAACGCCGGGTACCGAAACTCGCCGATGCCGCCATGGGCCTGGACATCGCCATTCTCGTAGGCCATACCTCCGTCATCGTCTCAGCCATCCTGCTCATACCCATCGCCCTGATTCTGGCCTTCATCCTTCCCGGTGTTCGCTTCATCCCCATCGGCGATCTAGCCAATATGGTCGGCCTGGTAGCCATGATCACTGTAGCCGCCCGGGGCAACGTAATCCGGTCGGTCATCATCGGCATCCCGGTGCTCATCGCCGTACTCTACACCGCCAGCGGGCTTGCCCCCCTCTTCACCACCCTGGCTCAGGACGTGGGCTTCACCGTTCCCGGGTATGACGGCCCCATCACCAGCTTTCTGGACGGCGGAAACCTCATGCGGGTATTCTTCCTCGGCCTCTTTCAGGGCAAACTCTGGGCTCTGGCTCTCATTCCCGTAATCGGTCTTTTATTCTTTTTTTCCTGGAAGATTCTAACGTCATCCCGCTTCAATCAACCCCCGGAGGATACCCAATGA